Within Seriola aureovittata isolate HTS-2021-v1 ecotype China chromosome 12, ASM2101889v1, whole genome shotgun sequence, the genomic segment CAGAGTCTGTCCTTGCAGCTTTCAGCCTAGTTGTGTCTGTCTCGAGCTTCTCTGCTGTAGATTGTGTATTGAATGTGTGTGGTTGTAcgtgcccgtgtgtgtgtgtgtgtgtgcgtgtgatgtGATGCAATGTGTTTGGAGTAGGGACCACTGTGAGAACGACGGAGGGGGCCACGTGACTCTGTTGCCATGGCGTTCAGGTTGTCGTGCAATTGGTGGTACACTGGTGGGCTGCAGACTGAACACTCTTTCATCTGTTCGTCTCCCATCGTCTCTATTTGTGTCTTAAATACAGAAAACTGCTGCAGTGAGACAGGAAACTGTCTTGGGGTAACATTGTAGACAATAGCTGATACTGAGAACAATACAGTCCAACATAGTGATTAAGGACTGAACAGCAGCTTGTGGTTCCAGTCTTAAAATGTAGATAAAAAAGAGTCAAACCCAGTCTGCTAAATTAATACCCAGCGTCTCCTCGCCCATGTGATAAACACTCCGGTGCTTTGAAGCCTCACATTGCGCAGTATGCGTTGGATCTGTTCTGCATTACTGTGCAGGGGAGCAAATCAAGaagggaggaagacagagatgGGGGGGCGAAAGAGACGGTGGGAGGGGTTTTGCAGAGAGCATaggagtgagggagaaagagagagaaatagctagaaagagagagaacgatgtgtgtgggggggggattCTCCAAACTCCCGTTTTCTGCAGTGCTGTGCGTGGCTCAGTTTTTAGCAAGGGtgggaggcaaagagagagagagagagaaagagagagagagagagagagagagactccaCCAGCCTGTCTGCCACAGGGGACACTTACAGCAAGAGtgcacccccctcctcctcctctccgcctTTCTCCgtccctcctttccttttctctctctgtcttagcGCCTGCAATTTCTTCCTTCCTTGCTCAATCTGGGCTTGGGAAGGCTGGATttcccccccaccctcccacccaccTCCCCCCCCACCCTGCGTGTCACTGGATAACATTTGGATGGTggcaagaggagagagaggttcAGAGAGACGGACGGAGGCAGCGGGAGCGAGAGAAAAGGGTTGGAAATTGATTGCGTCCAGGGGGATTCCATCACTCTCGCCAGTGGCTCGCGATCCTGGAAAACAGTGGGCGACGCTATGAGGAGGCGCATTTGGCCAGGGATGTAGGGGTCCACCACAGCCCCTCTCTAGAGAGTTCAGGGCGTTTTTCTACCATAGTCGACCGTTGGAACAGCGGCGATTTGGTGGCGCCTTGAGCTTCAGGCAGTAGGGCTGAGCGCAGCCTTGGGGGTCCACTCAGAGAGGAGCATACAGGGCTTCTGCTGGGGAGCACCAGGGGCTCAGCACAGCTCAGCACCATGCCTGAGGCCAACTACCTGTTCTCTGTGTCCTGGGGATACATCAAGGTGTGTCCCAGAGGAGATTTGCCATAGATGggactctctgtgtgtgtgtgtgtgtgtgtgtgtgtgtgtgtgtgtgtgtgtgtgtgtgtgtgtgttcatgcctTTTCATTGCAGCTGTTGAAGTGTCTCAGATTACCCACATTGATTTGATTGTGTTTTGATCACACACTTGGATGTGTTTGATTAGCTCAGTGGTTGCGTGCACTGACAAAAAATCTGGCGCATTTTGTTCCCCTGGAAAATTGTGCATAAACATTAGCTTTTTGTATATTATGCATtgcagtattttgtttgttgaaatGCTAAGCAGTCAAGTGTCTTAGTGGCTAACTCAAACCAGGACcaagaaaacataaacacagacctTATATGGCGCATAAGAAACAGAGGCCATGTTCTCATGGGACATATTCCAGTggaaaataacaggaaatgCTTCTTCTGTTTGCCTGGAAACAGAAgtaaaatgatttaatgaatATGTGTTTGCTTGTACAGATTATTTAAcctgatgtattttttaaaccTCTTTGCCTCTAGTTCAAGAGGATGCTGAACCGGGAGCTAAGCCACCTGTCTGAGATGAGTCGCTCAGGCAACCAAGTGTCAGAGTACATCTCCAACACCTTCCTAGGTGAGCACTGcaacacactcgcacacacacagaccatcaCAAAATGTATTGTATGCATCACTGCAATGAGAGACTCAAATGAGCCAACATCCTCCGGGACTCACACAGTCTGTTTGTGGCAGAGGTTGTGAGGTTACGCAGGGCATGTGATAAGTAGTAGAGAAACTCATAGTTGGTCTGCACCACTGCTCTCAAACCAGTCTGATCTGGtctgggggagagagagagacagagtccccTCGCTCTGACTgcagagagatgtgtgtgtggggaggggaggggggggttaaCTCAGGGAAGACTTCCCTCAGGAGAGATCAGGGCAGTGAGTGGGGGAgagggaaaatgtttgtgtgcacacagtgCCATCAGGTTCAGATAGACACTGCATTATTCATCATCAGGACAGCAGTGTTTCCTTGTCTCTTACAAGCCCGGCGGCGTTTCGTGACTCGcagccagtcagccagctcGCTCGCCCTGCAAAACAGACAGCCAGTCTGCCCCTCAGCTTTTCCACCTCCCCATCCAACAAGGCGATGGATGATGCATGGTGGAGAAACTAGACCTTTCCTAACAATAGAAGTGGTGCAGCGAGAGCGTTTTCTGCTccgaggagaggagacaaacgCGAGAACTTTTCTTTGAAGCTTTAGCGGTTATTGTTGTCATCTGCATTGCAGCTAACTCCTGTCaggtgtagagagagagagagagagagagagatctttctcttcctgtgctTTGTGGAGGATGCAGCTGAGATATTTTTTCTCACTGCGGTGTGTGTGGTGCACATGCACAGACTGACGGAGCcttgcactcacacacactgtcagctgTGTGCAGCATGTGAGAATCACACTCAACCAGCAGACAGACTTGAATCACATGCTGCAAACAAACCCGCATATTAATAAGTCCCTCCTCTAAACATTTCAGCTCAATATGAACCAGTTTTCCACAATTCTCTGGATTGTTGTTACAACAGGGCTCAGTTTCTCCGAATCCATGGGCCACTGACACATGGTCAGATCACTTGACCCTTTATGTTGTAATAACATTCTCATCACCTCTGTATTGGAATATTTCTGtatgtaattaaaacaaaattctTTTGTCTTTGCTGCTGGCAACAGAAATGTATTCTTAGTGAAGAAGACTAACTGAAGAATTGGTTGCTGATTAGATAACtgtcagtgtagttttaaaGTGTTGTCATGTAGGTGTGAGAGGTCAACTGTCTCCCTGTGTTAACTTTGTTTGCTCAGTACAGTGGCAACACAAGCCGGGGTGATATCCAACAACCCGTAGCTTAGTTTGACGTCgtgttttttgtctgaaaaacatTGTCTTAATCTTTTTGTGTGTCCCGTCTCCATTTTCTCCAGACAAGCAGAATGAGTTGGAGCTTCCATGTCCAGTTCCAAAGtccagggagaggaagaggaggcagggccagcagcagcagcagcagcagcagcagcaggggggGATGATGACTCAGATCAGCGGGGTGAGGAAGGTCAGCCACACGCCCAGCATCTCTGGGAGCACAGGCAATCGCTTCGGGGTCAAGACGGaccaggaggagctgctgtcGAAGGTAGATGACAGATTATacagccaaaaaataaataaattatgtgaTTTGCTGAGACGCTCACAGTCGTCTTATTTATTCTCTAATAGGACCTGGAAGACATCAACAAATGGGGACTGAATATCTTCAAAGTGGCTGAGCACACCCACAACCGACCGCTCACATGTATCATGTACACCATCTTTCAGGTCAGTGTCCTGCCTCgtcatcctcctcatcttccaCCATccagtcagaaaaaaacaaaataaaagtgtgaaagCATTCATACATACAGACGCTGCTATAGAAGGCATGAAGCGTGGCCCACGTCggtgtgtacagtatgtcctcTGTGATGTATCACTGCAGGAGCATCTGCTAGAGGAACATTAGCAGCTGAAATTGATTTCTAGCCGTGCATCCTCTTGGCAGGAGAGcgtattttcatatttcagccTTTGCTTTTCTGTAGTATATGATTCACAATTTGATGAATGTGGTTTTATTAGTCTGCGGATGAACACATCCACCGTAAGAGATGcttgaaaagacaaacaacctgCTGTAACGTTATCATTCAGGAATCGCTTAGgccttgtttttctcattttcttcctcttgtgtCGCACGCAGGAGCGAGACCTGATGAGGACGTTCAAGATTCCAACTGACACCTTTGTGACGTTCATGCTGACCCTGGAGGGCCACTATCACTCCGACGTGGCCTACCACAACAGCCTGCACGCCGCCGACGTAGCCCAGTCCACACACATCCTCCTGTCCACCCCCGCGCTGGATGTAAGTCACTTAGAATCAGTTTCGGTCGaaaatgcagctgaaaaatAGTCACGTTTGATTAGTAGGTGCAACGTGACATCATTAAAATGTCCTCGCCTTTTTCTCAAGCTATTTACTATGATTTATTGAAGCGACTGGTATTACCGTCACCAATACTGGCATGATCTCAAAATTGCATTCCTTAGAGGACAACACACTGAATAACCAGTCTCTGTTTAGCCAGTTTATTAATTGTGAAAGCtcatttgtgtttattcttCCTCCGTCTCTTCAAACACAGGCGGTCTTCACTGATCTCGAGATCCTGGCAGCCATTTTCGCTGCAGCCATTCACGACGTGGACCACCCAGGAGTGTCCAACCAGTTCCTCATCAACACCAGTAAGTGCTCTTCACCGCCACTCGTCTGTCGCAAAAGTCAAGAGCTCTGATTTATTTAGTCTGCGTGAGCATAATAGGCAGAAATATGTGCATGGTTTAACGGGATATGTCTCCAAAGGCAACAACGTGGGTTTTTAGGGACTTTGAATGGTTACCATAGTTACCTGACCTGAGTTTAAAAGGCTCAATTTAATTTCTCCCTTCCTGtcatttctccctccctcctctgactTTAGACTCGGAGCTGGCTCTGATGTACAACGATGAGTCAGTGCTGGAGAACCACCACCTGGCCGTGGGCTTCAAactgctgcaggaagacaaCTGCGACATCTTCCAAAACCTCTccaagaagcagaagcagacgCTGCGGAGAATGGTCATAGACATGGTGAGGAAATGTCTGCATATCTGTCGGAGGCGGCACGCCAGCTTTAGCATTCAAAATGACGTCTTGGCTACTTTATTGCTCCTTTCCTGAATTATTTCTTACATCAATCTCTATGTCTTTATGTCTCCTAGGTTTTGGCAACTGACATGTCTAAGCACATGAGCCTGTTGGCTGATCTGAAGACGATGGTGGAAACCAAGAAGGTGACCAGCTCTGGAGTCCTGCTGCTGGACAACTACACAGACAGGATGCAGGTAAGAGGCGTACGTCTTCACACACGATACACACTCTCACCACAGAGATATGCAGTATGCTTAAattgttgattttctttctgcagGTTCTGCGTAACATGGTTCACTGTGCCGACCTGAGCAACCCCACCAAACCTCTGGATCTGTACCGGCAGTGGACAGACAGGATCATGGATGAGTTCTTCCaccagggagacagagagagggagcggggGATGGAGATCAGCCCCAtgtgtgacaaacacacagcgtCAGTGGAGAGAACACAGgtagacaacacacacatccagctcCAAAGATGACGAGTTagtattgtgattatttttcctttttactgaCGTCATCCCTGTTTGTTTTCCCAGGTTGGCTTCATCGACTACATCGTCCACCCTCTGTGGGAGACGTGGGCCGACCTGGTCCACCCCGACGCCCAGGACATCCTTGACACACTTGAGGACAACAGGAACTGGTACCAGAGCATGATCCCCCAaagcccctcccctcccttctaCACCAGTGACGGAGAAGGAGGCCCACACGGGGAGTTGGAGGGGGGGCCTGTGGCGAGtaaatttcagtttgaactGACTCTGGATGACCAGGACAGAGAGGGTGGTGACGAGGAGAGTGGGATGATGGAGACAACTGACGGATGCGACGCTGTGACACTCCAAAGCCACCCCTCTGATGAAGACGGGGTAGAAATGGCGACGCGCGACGTCTCCCCAGCGGAAACATAGCTGAACTGATGGCGTTCTTAGAGTGCAGCacgtttttgctgtttttggcTGAATTCATTTTATTGCAGTGGAGCAATCCTGCAATCTGGCTCCTTGGAGCTGCCTGGCTAAGAGGGCCTGACTAAATGTGGGGCACCCCTGCAAACGAGGCTTGGAAACCCTGTGGCAGTTTGTTTTTGAGCTCTAGAAGGGAGCTGGAAGAGTGTGGCCTCTGTTCTTTAAAGAAGGGACTACTGTCAGACtgcagaggcagagctgcatCTTGGTCCTCGCAGACATAAAAGGTGAAGTGGACGATATGAATCCGTGTACTGggacaagtaaaaaaaaaaaaaagaaaaatccaaaactTGCACTTCAGgacattttttatgttcattACGATTCTTAGTATTGTGTCAGGATTGGATGCCACCAGGTAAAGTGTCCAACCAAAACTACTGGTCAGCAAGTTATTtgtaaccaagtagttttttcTAACACTtgtctaaaaaagaaaaaaaaaaaaaaaagttgtgtgcctttttttttttacagccgtGTCTTTTTTGTaagtgtttttataatttattgaACACATTCATGTAGCTGTAAAATGTGTCGAGTTTTCTACAGAGAGGACATCTTTGTCTCACACAGTCTTCCTAATGTTCTGGCAATAGTATAAGCTTGTTCTCACAAAAGCGTTCAGTGGATGTATTTCTAAAAATCAGTTGACTTCCCAGCACAATTTGCACTTTGTGGCATAAAGAAAGAGGAGTGTGTAAAGCATCAGTAATTTACAGACTTTATTGATTtatccaaatattttttttccaataattCATTACATAAGTAATTAAATAACTCAT encodes:
- the LOC130178387 gene encoding cAMP-specific 3',5'-cyclic phosphodiesterase 4B-like isoform X3 produces the protein MPEANYLFSVSWGYIKFKRMLNRELSHLSEMSRSGNQVSEYISNTFLDKQNELELPCPVPKSRERKRRQGQQQQQQQQQQGGMMTQISGVRKVSHTPSISGSTGNRFGVKTDQEELLSKDLEDINKWGLNIFKVAEHTHNRPLTCIMYTIFQERDLMRTFKIPTDTFVTFMLTLEGHYHSDVAYHNSLHAADVAQSTHILLSTPALDAVFTDLEILAAIFAAAIHDVDHPGVSNQFLINTNSELALMYNDESVLENHHLAVGFKLLQEDNCDIFQNLSKKQKQTLRRMVIDMVLATDMSKHMSLLADLKTMVETKKVTSSGVLLLDNYTDRMQVLRNMVHCADLSNPTKPLDLYRQWTDRIMDEFFHQGDRERERGMEISPMCDKHTASVERTQVGFIDYIVHPLWETWADLVHPDAQDILDTLEDNRNWYQSMIPQSPSPPFYTSDGEGGPHGELEGGPVASKFQFELTLDDQDREGGDEESGMMETTDGCDAVTLQSHPSDEDGVEMATRDVSPAET
- the LOC130178387 gene encoding cAMP-specific 3',5'-cyclic phosphodiesterase 4B-like isoform X2 gives rise to the protein MPGKCHHSVPGCKAETLMEDRGENRELGLDQSDSCSVVAVDPGQKLSPHSSPRCFRKQVVNRHLRRYRRFTVANTCFEVENGPTCCSPSDLQASPGLVLHPNLASHGQRRESFLYRSDSDYELSPKSLSRNSSIVGELHGEDLIVTPFAQVLASLRTVRNNFTTLTNVQCASNKRSPAANQPSMTKVCLSDESYQKLAMETMEELDWCLDQLETIQTYRSVSDMASNKFKRMLNRELSHLSEMSRSGNQVSEYISNTFLDKQNELELPCPVPKSRERKRRQGQQQQQQQQQQGGMMTQISGVRKVSHTPSISGSTGNRFGVKTDQEELLSKDLEDINKWGLNIFKVAEHTHNRPLTCIMYTIFQERDLMRTFKIPTDTFVTFMLTLEGHYHSDVAYHNSLHAADVAQSTHILLSTPALDAVFTDLEILAAIFAAAIHDVDHPGVSNQFLINTNSELALMYNDESVLENHHLAVGFKLLQEDNCDIFQNLSKKQKQTLRRMVIDMVLATDMSKHMSLLADLKTMVETKKVTSSGVLLLDNYTDRMQVLRNMVHCADLSNPTKPLDLYRQWTDRIMDEFFHQGDRERERGMEISPMCDKHTASVERTQVGFIDYIVHPLWETWADLVHPDAQDILDTLEDNRNWYQSMIPQSPSPPFYTSDGEGGPHGELEGGPVASKFQFELTLDDQDREGGDEESGMMETTDGCDAVTLQSHPSDEDGVEMATRDVSPAET
- the LOC130178387 gene encoding cAMP-specific 3',5'-cyclic phosphodiesterase 4B-like isoform X1, with translation MKKSRSAQGVTPDDENKELPVGQFSTASTLGVEVCKVHRRFSGNLQLPPLSWRQAEKERDRGRPLTPEEDPVTRARPTSLPIVSLPRIDITQADPDSFEVENGPTCCSPSDLQASPGLVLHPNLASHGQRRESFLYRSDSDYELSPKSLSRNSSIVGELHGEDLIVTPFAQVLASLRTVRNNFTTLTNVQCASNKRSPAANQPSMTKVCLSDESYQKLAMETMEELDWCLDQLETIQTYRSVSDMASNKFKRMLNRELSHLSEMSRSGNQVSEYISNTFLDKQNELELPCPVPKSRERKRRQGQQQQQQQQQQGGMMTQISGVRKVSHTPSISGSTGNRFGVKTDQEELLSKDLEDINKWGLNIFKVAEHTHNRPLTCIMYTIFQERDLMRTFKIPTDTFVTFMLTLEGHYHSDVAYHNSLHAADVAQSTHILLSTPALDAVFTDLEILAAIFAAAIHDVDHPGVSNQFLINTNSELALMYNDESVLENHHLAVGFKLLQEDNCDIFQNLSKKQKQTLRRMVIDMVLATDMSKHMSLLADLKTMVETKKVTSSGVLLLDNYTDRMQVLRNMVHCADLSNPTKPLDLYRQWTDRIMDEFFHQGDRERERGMEISPMCDKHTASVERTQVGFIDYIVHPLWETWADLVHPDAQDILDTLEDNRNWYQSMIPQSPSPPFYTSDGEGGPHGELEGGPVASKFQFELTLDDQDREGGDEESGMMETTDGCDAVTLQSHPSDEDGVEMATRDVSPAET